Proteins from a single region of Corvus hawaiiensis isolate bCorHaw1 chromosome 6, bCorHaw1.pri.cur, whole genome shotgun sequence:
- the TSG101 gene encoding tumor susceptibility gene 101 protein isoform X1 yields the protein MAVSESQLKKMLAKYKYRDLTIQETTSVITQYKDLKPVMDSYVFNDGSSRELMSLSGTIPVPYRGNTYNIPICLWLLDTYPFNPPICFVKPTSSMTIKTGKHVDANGKIYLPYLHEWKYPQSDLLELIQVMIVVFGEEPPVFSRPTASSSYPPYQATGPPTTSYVPGIPGGISPYPPSSTPNPSSYPNYPYPAGVPFPATTSVQYYPSQPPVTTVGPSRDGTISEDTIRASLISAVSDKLRWRMKEEMDRAQAELNALKRTEEDLKKGHQKLEEMVTRLDQEVAEVDKNIELLKKKDEELSSALEKMESQSENNDIDEVIIPTAPLYKQILNLYAEENAIEDTIFYLGEALRRGVIDLDVFLKHVRLLSRKQFQLRALMQKARKTAGLSDLY from the exons aTGGCGGTGTCCGAGAGCCAGCTCAAGAAGATGCTCGCTAAG tatAAGTATAGAGACCTAACTATACAGGAGACAACCAGTGTTATTACTCAGTACAAGGACCTCAAACCTGTCATGGATTCATATG TTTTTAATGATGGTTCATCTAGGGAGTTGATGAGCCTCAGTGGAACCATTCCTGTGCCTTACAGAG GTAACACATATAATATCCCAATTTGTTTGTGGCTGCTGGACACCTACCCTTTCAACCCCCCAATTTGTTTTGTTAAACCCACTAGCTCTATGACAATAAAAACTGGGAAGCATGTTGATGCAAATGGAAAGATATACCTTCCCTACCTGCATGAGTGGAAATAT ccccagtcaGACTTGTTGGAGCTGATCCAGGTCATGATTGTTGTGTTTGGAGAGGAACCTCCAGTCTTTTCCCGGCCTACTGCTTCCTCCAGCTACCCACCCTACCAGGCAACAGGCCCACCAACCA CTTCCTATGTGCCAGGAATTCCAGGTGGAATATCTCCCTATCCACCATCGAGCACTCCAAACCCAAG CAGCTACCCAAACTATCCTTATCCAGCTGGTGTTCCATTTCCAGCAACCACTAGTGTTCAGTACTACCCTTCTCAGCCTCCTGTCACCACTGTTG GACCCAGCAGAGATGGCACCATCAGCGAGGACACCATCCGCGCTTCCCTCATCTCGGCGGTCAGTGACAAGCTGAGATGGCGcatgaaggaggagatggatcGCGCACAAGCTGAGCTCAACGCCTTGAAACGCACAGAAGAGGACCTGAAGAAAGGACACCAGAAGCTGGAAGAGATGGTAACTCGCCTGGATCAGGAAGTG GCTGAAGTTGACAAGAACATTGAACTTCTCAAAAAGAAGGATGAGGAGCTCAGTTCTGCCttagagaaaatggaaagtcaGTCAGAAAATAATGACATAGATGAAGTTATTATTCCTACAGCACCGCTTTACAAGCAGATCCTGAACTTATATGCAGAGGAAAATGCAATTGAAGACACCATCTTCTACCTTGGGGAAGCATTGAGACGTGGAGTGATAGATTTAGATGTCTTTCTAAAG catgTACGTCTTCTGTCTCGCAAGCAGTTCCAGCTGAGGGCATTGATGCAGAAAGCAAGGAAGActgctggactcagtgatctctACTAA
- the LOC125327992 gene encoding L-lactate dehydrogenase A chain, protein MSLKDQLIHTLHKQEHSHAENKISVVGVGAVGMACAISILMKDLADELALVDVVEDKLRGEMLDLQHGSLFLKTPKIVSGKDYSVTAHSKLVIVTAGARQQEGESRLNLVQRNVNIFKFIIPNVVKYSPDCKLLIVSNPVDILTYVAWKISGFPKHRVIGSGCNLDSARFRHLMGERLGIHPLSCHGWIVGEHGDSSVPVWSGVNVAGVSLKALHPDLGTDGDKEHWKEVHKQVVDSAYEVIKLKGYTSWAIGLSVGDLAESIMKNLRRVHPISTIVKGLHGIKEDVFLSVPCVLGNNGITDVVKMILKPEEEDKLRKSADTLWAIQKELQF, encoded by the exons ATGTCTCTCAAGGATCAGCTCATCCACACTCTCCACAAACAGGAGCACAGTCATGCCGAAAATAAGATTAGCGTGGTTGGTGTGGGTGCAGTTGGAATGGCCTGTGCCATCAGCATCCTCATGAAG GACTTGGCCGATGAACTCGCCCTTGTTGATGTTGTGGAGGACAAGCTCAGAGGAGAGATGCTGGATCTCCAGCATGGCAGCCTCTTCCTTAAAACTCCAAAGATTGTCTCTGGGAAAG ATTACAGTGTGACTGCACACTCCAAGCTGGTCATTGTCACTGCTGGTGCCCGGCAGCAAGAAGGAGAGAGCCGCCTTAACTTGGTCCAGCGCAATGTGAATATCTTCAAATTCATCATTCCCAATGTTGTTAAATACAGTCCTGACTGCAAGCTGCTTATTGTCTCAAACCCAG TGGATATTTTGACCTATGTGGCCTGGAAGATCAGTGGCTTTCCCAAACACCGTGTGATCGGTAGTGGCTGCAATCTGGACTCTGCCCGTTTCCGCCACCTCATGGGAGAAAGGCTGGGCATCCACCCTCTGAGCTGCCATGGATGGATTGTTGGAGAGCACGGAGATTCCAGTG TACCTGTCTGGAGTGGAGTGAATGTTGCTGGTGTCTCCCTGAAGGCCCTTCATCCAGACTTGGGAACTGATGGAGACAAGGAACACTGGAAAGAGGTCCATAAGCAGGTCGTGGACAG TGCCTATGAGGTGATCAAACTGAAGGGGTACACATCCTGGGCTATTGGTCTTTCTGTGGGAGACCTAGCTGAAAGTATTATGAAGAATTTGAGAAGAGTGCACCCCATCTCTACAATTGTTAAG GGCTTGCATGGAATAAAAGAAGATGTCTTCCTAAGTGTTCCTTGCGTACTGGGCAATAATGGCATCACTGATGTAGTAAAGATGATCCTAAAACCTGAGGAAGAGGACAAATTAAGGAAGAGTGCAGACACACTGTGGGCAATCCAGAAGGAACTACAGTTTTAA
- the TSG101 gene encoding tumor susceptibility gene 101 protein isoform X2, with translation MAVSESQLKKMLAKYKYRDLTIQETTSVITQYKDLKPVMDSYVFNDGSSRELMSLSGTIPVPYRGNTYNIPICLWLLDTYPFNPPICFVKPTSSMTIKTGKHVDANGKIYLPYLHEWKYPQSDLLELIQVMIVVFGEEPPVFSRPTASSSYPPYQATGPPTTSYVPGIPGGISPYPPSSTPNPSYPNYPYPAGVPFPATTSVQYYPSQPPVTTVGPSRDGTISEDTIRASLISAVSDKLRWRMKEEMDRAQAELNALKRTEEDLKKGHQKLEEMVTRLDQEVAEVDKNIELLKKKDEELSSALEKMESQSENNDIDEVIIPTAPLYKQILNLYAEENAIEDTIFYLGEALRRGVIDLDVFLKHVRLLSRKQFQLRALMQKARKTAGLSDLY, from the exons aTGGCGGTGTCCGAGAGCCAGCTCAAGAAGATGCTCGCTAAG tatAAGTATAGAGACCTAACTATACAGGAGACAACCAGTGTTATTACTCAGTACAAGGACCTCAAACCTGTCATGGATTCATATG TTTTTAATGATGGTTCATCTAGGGAGTTGATGAGCCTCAGTGGAACCATTCCTGTGCCTTACAGAG GTAACACATATAATATCCCAATTTGTTTGTGGCTGCTGGACACCTACCCTTTCAACCCCCCAATTTGTTTTGTTAAACCCACTAGCTCTATGACAATAAAAACTGGGAAGCATGTTGATGCAAATGGAAAGATATACCTTCCCTACCTGCATGAGTGGAAATAT ccccagtcaGACTTGTTGGAGCTGATCCAGGTCATGATTGTTGTGTTTGGAGAGGAACCTCCAGTCTTTTCCCGGCCTACTGCTTCCTCCAGCTACCCACCCTACCAGGCAACAGGCCCACCAACCA CTTCCTATGTGCCAGGAATTCCAGGTGGAATATCTCCCTATCCACCATCGAGCACTCCAAACCCAAG CTACCCAAACTATCCTTATCCAGCTGGTGTTCCATTTCCAGCAACCACTAGTGTTCAGTACTACCCTTCTCAGCCTCCTGTCACCACTGTTG GACCCAGCAGAGATGGCACCATCAGCGAGGACACCATCCGCGCTTCCCTCATCTCGGCGGTCAGTGACAAGCTGAGATGGCGcatgaaggaggagatggatcGCGCACAAGCTGAGCTCAACGCCTTGAAACGCACAGAAGAGGACCTGAAGAAAGGACACCAGAAGCTGGAAGAGATGGTAACTCGCCTGGATCAGGAAGTG GCTGAAGTTGACAAGAACATTGAACTTCTCAAAAAGAAGGATGAGGAGCTCAGTTCTGCCttagagaaaatggaaagtcaGTCAGAAAATAATGACATAGATGAAGTTATTATTCCTACAGCACCGCTTTACAAGCAGATCCTGAACTTATATGCAGAGGAAAATGCAATTGAAGACACCATCTTCTACCTTGGGGAAGCATTGAGACGTGGAGTGATAGATTTAGATGTCTTTCTAAAG catgTACGTCTTCTGTCTCGCAAGCAGTTCCAGCTGAGGGCATTGATGCAGAAAGCAAGGAAGActgctggactcagtgatctctACTAA